In Treponema sp. OMZ 798, the following proteins share a genomic window:
- a CDS encoding ABC transporter substrate-binding protein — MKTNKFFALIFVLALFIVSCSKINNFFEQDKKDLPDRTIAEAGPRVIAGTMSIVEILDDLGYKNVVGVPSSRHPMPELYAKTEKIGKPMQPDLEVLKRLNADIYLASLGSKPTLDKLFQNQNIKTEYVDLNSYEACLSTIRHLGELTSKQKEAEHVIQTIEAKTLEVRRSVHGKKSPKVLMLLGSPKKLMMGTKLCYTGSLMEVLKIHNIANDIGNFDKTYVPVNIEEIVKHQPDVIIRLTHTKAEDTAESLRTEFAKNEIWQKVKAVKEDKIYDLDSNLYTVSRNIRIMNAVENLKEIIYGETEN, encoded by the coding sequence ATGAAAACAAATAAATTTTTTGCACTCATTTTTGTTTTAGCCTTATTTATCGTAAGCTGTTCAAAAATCAATAATTTTTTTGAGCAAGATAAAAAGGATTTACCCGACCGCACAATAGCTGAAGCAGGACCTCGTGTTATTGCAGGTACCATGTCCATAGTCGAAATTTTGGACGACCTAGGCTATAAAAATGTTGTGGGCGTTCCTTCAAGCCGACATCCTATGCCCGAGCTTTATGCAAAGACCGAAAAAATCGGAAAGCCCATGCAGCCGGATCTTGAAGTTCTCAAAAGATTAAATGCCGACATTTATCTCGCCTCCCTGGGTTCAAAACCTACATTGGATAAGCTTTTTCAAAACCAAAACATAAAAACGGAATATGTCGATTTAAATTCCTATGAAGCATGTTTAAGCACAATCAGACATTTAGGCGAACTTACCTCAAAACAAAAAGAAGCCGAGCATGTAATTCAAACCATCGAAGCGAAAACCCTTGAAGTACGCCGATCCGTTCACGGCAAAAAAAGCCCCAAGGTATTGATGCTTTTAGGTTCTCCCAAAAAATTGATGATGGGAACAAAACTCTGCTATACGGGAAGCTTAATGGAAGTTTTGAAGATTCACAACATCGCAAACGATATCGGAAACTTCGACAAAACCTATGTTCCCGTAAACATAGAAGAAATCGTAAAACATCAGCCCGACGTAATCATAAGATTAACCCACACAAAGGCCGAAGACACAGCCGAAAGCCTTAGAACCGAGTTTGCAAAAAACGAAATTTGGCAGAAGGTAAAGGCCGTAAAAGAAGACAAAATCTACGACCTGGACAGTAATTTATACACCGTTTCACGAAACATCAGAATAATGAATGCTGTCGAGAATTTAAAAGAAATAATCTACGGAGAAACCGAAAACTAA
- the tsf gene encoding translation elongation factor Ts, with product MDIKASDVKALRDKTGAGMMECKKALQHCNGDAKEAEKYLKEKGLAAVEKRADRVTSEGIIVIKNDNKKAVMLEMTCETDFVAKNADFIAVGDDIANTAFDKDIAEVTPELNDKLLDLATRVRENMNLTRLINVKAGADEYLSRYIHSDKKTGVIVVLKSDKPEIFEKTEVQDFAYDCCLHAAAFMPLYVKKEDVDAAYIKEQEEIFRGQVAELDKPDNVKEGIVKGKISKHLSEICFLEQAFVKDDKLSVSKKMAEVGKEAGGSLSLSKLIIFQLGLGM from the coding sequence ATGGACATTAAAGCATCTGATGTAAAAGCATTACGCGATAAGACCGGTGCAGGTATGATGGAATGTAAAAAAGCCTTACAGCACTGCAACGGCGACGCAAAAGAAGCTGAAAAATATTTAAAAGAAAAAGGCTTGGCCGCTGTCGAAAAAAGAGCCGACAGGGTAACAAGTGAAGGTATTATCGTTATCAAAAACGACAATAAAAAAGCCGTTATGCTCGAAATGACCTGCGAAACCGACTTTGTTGCAAAAAATGCAGACTTTATCGCTGTCGGAGACGACATTGCAAATACTGCCTTTGATAAGGACATTGCTGAGGTTACACCCGAACTTAACGATAAGCTCTTGGATTTGGCTACCCGTGTACGCGAGAACATGAACCTTACACGCTTAATCAATGTAAAGGCCGGTGCAGACGAATACCTTTCACGCTATATTCACTCCGATAAAAAAACAGGTGTTATTGTGGTTTTAAAATCGGATAAGCCTGAAATCTTTGAAAAGACTGAGGTACAAGATTTTGCTTATGACTGCTGTTTGCATGCTGCCGCCTTTATGCCCCTCTATGTTAAAAAAGAAGATGTAGATGCAGCTTATATCAAAGAGCAGGAAGAAATCTTTAGAGGCCAGGTTGCCGAATTGGATAAGCCCGATAACGTAAAAGAAGGCATCGTTAAGGGAAAAATTTCAAAACACTTATCCGAAATCTGCTTCCTTGAGCAGGCCTTTGTAAAGGATGATAAGCTTTCCGTTTCAAAGAAAATGGCAGAGGTCGGCAAAGAAGCCGGCGGCTCCTTGAGCTTGTCAAAGCTTATAATTTTTCAGTTAGGACTTGGAATGTAA
- a CDS encoding flagellar hook-associated protein 3: MMKRISTNIQHTDSNFSMRNQESRLHNLNNQIQSQRRITQLRDDPVSAGHSVRYKSFLARLERFEKNTKTLRDQYMAAETYMNNSLQVVQRLRELSVQGANGTYTPDDLKDMAAEADELLKELVQNGNAVNSDGVRVFSGTKSFTEPFETVMGDVDGAGSALITQVRYNGTVDSKEIETDELSFMRADQAGNRVFWAEQQILISETDASNFVIKEDTSIEVDGVEIPLIAGDNVHAIISKINDSGAAVKASLDPITSGLNLTTTDARQLWLRDAEGSTVLSELGLIKAEQRPPYNLANSVRVSGGSLFDAAIAVRDAFLSGDQEALGGKILGSLDEGIHNLTTRMAETGSKYARAEVILARIDTQTLNVTAAESREADLDITKAITDLKMFEHTHQASLSVLGRLYRDSLLNYLR, from the coding sequence ATGATGAAAAGAATTAGTACAAATATTCAGCATACGGACAGCAATTTTTCGATGCGCAATCAGGAGTCGAGGCTTCACAATCTGAACAATCAGATTCAGTCTCAGCGAAGGATAACCCAACTTAGAGATGATCCTGTTTCTGCAGGACACTCGGTAAGGTACAAGTCCTTCCTGGCCCGCCTCGAAAGGTTCGAAAAAAACACAAAGACCTTGCGAGATCAATATATGGCGGCCGAAACCTATATGAATAATTCGCTTCAAGTTGTGCAAAGATTAAGAGAACTTTCCGTACAGGGAGCAAACGGAACCTATACTCCGGACGACTTAAAGGACATGGCAGCCGAGGCTGATGAACTTTTAAAAGAACTAGTCCAAAACGGAAATGCCGTCAATTCAGACGGAGTCAGAGTTTTTTCGGGAACCAAGAGCTTTACCGAACCCTTTGAAACCGTAATGGGAGATGTGGACGGAGCAGGTTCAGCCCTTATAACTCAGGTTAGATATAACGGCACAGTCGATTCAAAAGAAATAGAAACCGACGAGCTTTCTTTTATGAGGGCAGATCAGGCCGGAAACAGGGTATTTTGGGCCGAACAGCAAATTCTTATTTCGGAAACTGATGCAAGCAACTTTGTCATAAAGGAAGACACAAGCATCGAGGTTGACGGGGTTGAAATTCCTTTAATTGCAGGAGACAATGTTCATGCAATTATCTCAAAGATAAACGATTCGGGAGCAGCCGTAAAGGCAAGTCTTGACCCAATTACAAGCGGTTTAAACTTAACAACCACCGATGCCCGCCAGCTTTGGCTGAGAGATGCCGAAGGAAGCACAGTTTTATCGGAACTGGGCTTGATAAAGGCCGAGCAAAGACCTCCCTATAATTTGGCAAATTCGGTACGCGTTTCGGGAGGCTCTCTTTTTGATGCAGCCATTGCCGTGCGCGATGCCTTTCTTTCGGGCGATCAAGAAGCCTTGGGCGGAAAGATTTTGGGAAGTCTCGATGAGGGTATACATAATCTTACTACAAGGATGGCCGAAACAGGTTCCAAGTATGCAAGAGCAGAGGTCATATTGGCACGCATTGACACGCAGACATTAAATGTAACTGCAGCAGAATCTCGGGAAGCCGACCTTGACATTACAAAGGCGATAACCGACTTAAAGATGTTTGAACACACTCATCAAGCTTCTTTAAGCGTATTGGGAAGGCTTTACAGAGATTCTCTTTTAAACTACTTACGATAG
- a CDS encoding HEAT repeat domain-containing protein codes for MRRKSLVFIMMILFLGSALVFAQEKSSDSMMTVEEAYLNSMEGVILREMVLSEGRDAKFVALQVIEEAIEGGRVTPELQEALDTLATVGLTSVVRENGRVANNYPDVRREACRLLGKVKNEQAKKSLLTVMYTDNEPIVIMEAVKSLGDLGYNNNDEVVDMINFINRKFDIINPTSSLALEVLNAYEKLAPTVKNKRGMTESILRIANNFNYITPVRNRAMEVLKSIMAGQNKN; via the coding sequence ATGCGACGAAAGTCTTTAGTTTTTATAATGATGATATTATTTTTGGGATCAGCCCTAGTCTTTGCACAGGAGAAGAGCTCCGATTCTATGATGACCGTCGAAGAGGCTTATCTTAATTCGATGGAAGGCGTAATCCTTAGAGAGATGGTTCTTTCTGAAGGAAGGGATGCTAAGTTTGTAGCCTTACAGGTAATTGAAGAAGCTATTGAAGGCGGAAGAGTAACTCCCGAATTGCAGGAAGCTCTTGATACTCTTGCTACTGTAGGTCTTACTTCGGTTGTAAGGGAAAATGGAAGGGTTGCAAACAACTATCCCGATGTTAGAAGGGAAGCTTGCCGTCTTTTGGGAAAAGTTAAAAACGAGCAGGCAAAGAAGTCTCTTCTGACAGTTATGTACACCGATAATGAGCCGATAGTAATCATGGAAGCCGTTAAATCTTTAGGTGACTTAGGTTATAACAATAATGACGAAGTTGTAGACATGATAAACTTCATCAACCGAAAATTCGACATTATCAATCCTACAAGTTCCTTAGCCCTTGAAGTTCTCAATGCTTATGAAAAATTGGCTCCCACTGTAAAGAATAAGAGGGGCATGACTGAAAGTATTTTGAGAATTGCCAACAACTTTAACTACATAACACCTGTTAGAAACAGGGCTATGGAAGTGTTGAAATCAATAATGGCAGGACAAAATAAGAACTAA
- a CDS encoding nucleoside triphosphate pyrophosphatase: MKELILASASPRRKEILDSLGVLFCIKTSNFDESSINETDPVKKCILTARGKAESLFKTFPQSESPQKLILAADTLIFTENAVAPNTKIIFGKPKNKTEAEMMLKSHSGRSHFVVSAICLLDCETGLISEKQNISKVFFKPLSDEEISAYIKTKEWKDAAGGYKIQGKASLFIDKIEGSYTGIVGLPVRELYELLSEKGFINLF, from the coding sequence ATGAAAGAGCTGATACTGGCTTCTGCATCACCCAGACGAAAAGAGATCCTCGATTCGCTGGGTGTTTTATTTTGTATTAAAACCTCAAATTTCGATGAATCTTCAATAAATGAAACAGATCCGGTAAAAAAGTGTATCTTAACTGCACGGGGGAAGGCTGAAAGCCTTTTTAAGACCTTTCCTCAAAGTGAAAGTCCTCAAAAGCTTATCTTGGCGGCCGACACCCTCATTTTTACCGAAAATGCTGTTGCTCCAAACACAAAAATAATCTTCGGTAAGCCTAAAAATAAAACTGAAGCCGAAATGATGCTTAAAAGCCACTCAGGAAGATCCCACTTTGTGGTGAGTGCAATCTGCCTGCTTGACTGCGAAACGGGCCTTATAAGCGAAAAACAAAATATCTCTAAGGTTTTTTTTAAACCTCTTTCCGATGAAGAAATTTCGGCCTATATAAAAACGAAAGAATGGAAGGATGCCGCAGGAGGCTATAAAATTCAGGGTAAGGCCTCCCTTTTTATCGACAAAATTGAAGGCTCTTATACCGGAATAGTAGGTTTGCCTGTCAGGGAGCTTTATGAGCTTTTGTCCGAAAAAGGCTTTATAAACCTCTTTTAA
- a CDS encoding flagellar assembly protein FliW, translating into MEIKTKAMGLVDIQDEQIIELVDGFYGFEEFHKYALLDSDKEPFFWVQSLDDQNLAFIVIDPFLFRPDYELDIDDELLKPIEAESPTDLLVFALVTIPPAGGPITANLQGPLIINKKNKKAFQAVLNDGKWNTKHDILAELNAAGRN; encoded by the coding sequence ATGGAAATTAAGACAAAAGCTATGGGGCTTGTTGATATTCAAGATGAACAGATAATTGAATTGGTTGACGGATTTTACGGATTTGAAGAATTTCATAAATATGCCTTGTTGGATTCCGATAAGGAGCCTTTCTTTTGGGTTCAATCCCTTGATGATCAAAATTTAGCCTTCATCGTTATAGATCCCTTTTTGTTTAGGCCGGATTATGAGCTGGATATAGATGATGAGCTTTTAAAACCTATTGAAGCAGAGTCTCCTACAGACCTCTTGGTTTTTGCCCTTGTTACCATTCCGCCTGCGGGAGGTCCCATTACCGCAAACCTGCAGGGTCCTCTCATCATAAACAAAAAAAATAAAAAGGCTTTTCAGGCTGTCTTAAATGACGGAAAATGGAATACCAAACACGATATTCTTGCCGAATTGAATGCGGCGGGGAGGAACTGA
- the csrA gene encoding carbon storage regulator CsrA: MLILSRKTNQKILIGDDIEITIIDIRGDQVKIGVDAPASVKVFREEIYQEIQNENKAALVRDAKPNLPELHLKKK, from the coding sequence ATGCTCATACTTTCCCGTAAAACAAACCAAAAAATCCTTATCGGTGACGATATAGAAATCACCATAATCGATATTCGGGGCGATCAGGTAAAAATCGGAGTGGATGCGCCGGCTTCGGTCAAGGTTTTTCGTGAAGAAATCTACCAAGAAATCCAAAACGAAAACAAAGCAGCCTTGGTTCGAGATGCCAAGCCGAACTTACCGGAACTTCATCTCAAAAAGAAATAG
- a CDS encoding phosphatidate cytidylyltransferase yields the protein MKIKKIIERLIIFFVGAPLVLASIYFLPHYNFLVYHIELFIAALIANYEIYNILSQRSPAYPKKILAFFGAILVLSSYLIGLHAVPFYYIFIVFGCVIVGMMFMEIIFSLSGNFTNSIARLATGMFMLIYPWGLAVYLSAIANLPNAGALIIMFCLMTFGCDSFAWFFGMLLGKNNRGFIKASPKKSVAGFIGGFIGSITAAVASFYFFNRQFNGKLSELIIIAVFTALFSIIGDIIESILKRSADVKDSGKVILGRGGILDSIDSLLIAAPVFYTLCMFLLGGF from the coding sequence ATGAAAATTAAAAAAATTATTGAAAGGCTTATCATATTTTTTGTAGGAGCACCTTTAGTTTTAGCTTCAATTTATTTTTTACCTCATTATAATTTTTTAGTTTATCATATCGAATTGTTTATTGCAGCCCTTATTGCAAATTATGAGATATATAATATTTTGTCCCAAAGGTCTCCTGCCTATCCTAAAAAGATACTTGCTTTTTTCGGTGCAATTTTAGTTCTTTCATCATACCTCATAGGCTTACATGCCGTACCATTCTATTATATCTTTATAGTGTTCGGCTGCGTAATCGTGGGAATGATGTTTATGGAAATTATATTTTCATTATCAGGAAATTTTACCAATAGCATTGCCCGTCTTGCAACCGGAATGTTTATGCTGATTTATCCTTGGGGCTTGGCTGTCTATTTATCTGCAATTGCGAACCTTCCAAATGCAGGTGCCCTTATTATCATGTTTTGTCTTATGACCTTCGGCTGCGACTCCTTTGCATGGTTTTTCGGTATGCTCCTAGGAAAAAACAATAGAGGTTTTATTAAGGCCAGCCCCAAAAAAAGTGTTGCAGGTTTTATAGGTGGCTTCATAGGTTCCATTACAGCTGCCGTTGCTTCATTCTATTTTTTTAATAGACAATTTAACGGAAAATTAAGCGAGCTTATAATCATAGCTGTTTTTACGGCCTTATTTTCGATAATCGGAGACATAATAGAATCTATTTTAAAGCGTTCTGCAGACGTAAAGGATTCAGGTAAGGTAATTTTAGGGCGGGGCGGCATTCTTGACAGCATTGACTCCCTGCTTATAGCAGCCCCTGTATTCTATACCCTGTGTATGTTCTTATTAGGCGGTTTTTAA
- a CDS encoding di-trans,poly-cis-decaprenylcistransferase, translating into MSDDLKHIAIVMDGNGRWAKKRGLPRSMGHKEGLNTVKRITKAVSDLGIPYITLYIFSTENWKRTETEVGFLMGLIKQHLKAELKFYADNNIRIEHIGNLSGLPQDIQDEINSVRERTSAYTGTAIVLAINYGAHDEIIRAVKKLNSDELASINEESFSSKLDTGSIPPVDLLIRTGGEKRLSNFLLWQSAYAELYFTDTLWPDWTVENLYEAIEDYKKRNRRYGNA; encoded by the coding sequence ATGTCCGATGACTTAAAACATATCGCCATTGTCATGGACGGCAATGGCAGATGGGCAAAAAAAAGAGGCCTTCCCCGATCTATGGGACATAAGGAAGGTCTTAATACGGTCAAAAGAATAACAAAGGCCGTATCCGATTTGGGGATTCCTTATATAACACTTTATATATTTTCTACCGAAAACTGGAAAAGAACGGAAACGGAGGTTGGCTTTTTAATGGGGCTTATTAAGCAGCATTTAAAAGCCGAGCTTAAGTTTTATGCCGATAATAATATACGCATAGAGCACATAGGCAATTTAAGCGGACTACCTCAAGATATTCAAGATGAAATTAATTCGGTAAGGGAGAGAACTTCCGCTTATACCGGAACTGCGATTGTGCTTGCCATAAATTATGGAGCACATGATGAAATTATAAGAGCAGTAAAGAAACTGAATTCCGATGAGCTTGCTTCTATAAATGAAGAGTCTTTTTCATCAAAATTGGACACCGGCTCTATTCCTCCTGTGGACCTGCTTATCAGAACCGGGGGAGAAAAACGGTTGAGTAATTTTTTGCTTTGGCAAAGCGCCTATGCGGAACTCTATTTTACGGATACCTTGTGGCCTGATTGGACGGTGGAAAATTTATATGAAGCAATAGAAGATTATAAAAAAAGAAACAGGCGTTACGGAAACGCCTAA
- the flgK gene encoding flagellar hook-associated protein FlgK, with protein MATFDAIELGKRSLFAHQQSIQTAGHNISNSSTKGYTRQRVNLEAFEPIYRPDLTRAETPGQIGQGVTIGSITRLRDELLDQRIVGTTDDLGYWETRNSYIALLEQVHNEPEDISVRSRMDQFWEAWQELSLYPESDAARQVVRTRTETLTDAIHHQFRGLQGIRDMVHDDIEATVKQVNDITGRIAKLNEEIVKVKAMGDNPNDLMDKRDLLTEKLASLIDISVDKRDEDETYVIHTAGLEIVQGRTHRTFDFKASLENDKYADVVWSDSGNLAHFESGKLAALIELRDVDIRDEIRKLDTMTMNFVDLVNDVHRNAMSPNGKTGIDFFKEQYFINNTLGNFDRNGDGEEDSSYIFRITGTNILDPREQIGLEGTLTLSSGDGLVQVPYYSTDMVSDLVERINRSGSEVAAYLDQNNKLVLKGMTSLDKENPDFVIRHIEDSGRFLAGYSGVLSQAGPEGAYDWGRLNAVDVLAGAQYAVSPIAHPSGWMEMNPVIKNDIQNIAAGYKGPEGVAYPGDNRAALAIAAIRNTPVMVGRSATFDDFFADTVTEIGLKGEQAEMSLNTQIAIVKELHDMRDSVSGVNIDEELSDIIKFQHGYNASARFVSVINEMIDTVINRLGV; from the coding sequence ATGGCGACATTTGATGCAATAGAATTAGGAAAAAGAAGTTTATTTGCTCACCAGCAGTCGATTCAAACGGCAGGCCATAACATTTCGAACTCATCAACAAAGGGATATACGAGGCAGAGGGTAAACCTTGAAGCCTTTGAGCCCATTTACAGGCCCGATTTAACCAGAGCCGAAACTCCGGGACAAATAGGACAGGGCGTTACCATAGGTTCGATTACCAGATTACGGGATGAGCTTTTAGACCAAAGAATAGTCGGAACTACCGATGACCTGGGTTATTGGGAAACAAGAAATTCCTACATAGCACTTTTAGAACAAGTTCATAACGAACCCGAAGATATTTCGGTCAGAAGCCGTATGGATCAATTTTGGGAAGCATGGCAGGAGTTGTCGCTCTACCCTGAGTCGGATGCAGCCCGTCAGGTTGTGCGTACCCGAACGGAAACCTTAACCGATGCCATTCATCATCAGTTTAGAGGCTTGCAGGGCATAAGGGACATGGTTCACGACGATATAGAAGCGACCGTAAAGCAGGTAAACGACATAACGGGCCGTATAGCCAAACTAAACGAAGAGATAGTTAAGGTTAAGGCTATGGGAGACAATCCCAACGATTTAATGGATAAAAGAGACCTTTTAACCGAAAAACTTGCCTCACTCATAGACATTTCCGTAGATAAGAGGGATGAAGATGAAACCTATGTAATTCATACCGCAGGTTTGGAAATAGTGCAGGGAAGAACTCACAGAACCTTTGACTTTAAGGCTTCGCTTGAAAACGATAAATATGCTGATGTGGTTTGGTCCGATTCAGGCAACTTGGCTCATTTTGAATCGGGAAAACTGGCAGCCTTGATTGAGCTGAGAGATGTGGATATTCGGGACGAAATCAGAAAACTCGATACCATGACAATGAACTTTGTCGATCTGGTAAACGATGTCCACAGAAATGCCATGAGCCCCAACGGAAAAACAGGCATCGACTTTTTTAAAGAGCAATACTTTATAAACAATACCCTCGGTAACTTTGACAGAAACGGAGACGGAGAAGAGGATTCTTCCTATATTTTTAGAATTACGGGCACAAACATCCTTGATCCTCGAGAACAAATAGGATTGGAAGGAACTTTGACCCTTTCTTCGGGAGACGGCCTTGTGCAGGTTCCCTATTATTCGACGGACATGGTTTCGGACCTTGTAGAAAGAATCAATAGATCCGGTTCCGAAGTGGCGGCCTACCTCGACCAAAACAATAAACTTGTTTTAAAGGGTATGACCAGCCTCGACAAGGAAAACCCCGACTTTGTTATCCGCCATATCGAGGATTCGGGAAGATTTTTGGCAGGCTATTCGGGCGTGCTTTCTCAGGCCGGGCCGGAAGGAGCCTATGACTGGGGAAGGCTAAATGCTGTTGACGTATTGGCCGGAGCCCAATATGCGGTTTCTCCCATAGCCCATCCTTCAGGCTGGATGGAAATGAACCCCGTAATCAAAAACGATATACAGAATATCGCCGCAGGTTATAAGGGCCCTGAAGGTGTCGCCTATCCGGGAGACAATAGGGCAGCCCTTGCAATAGCCGCAATCAGAAATACGCCCGTTATGGTAGGACGCTCAGCCACCTTTGACGACTTTTTTGCCGACACCGTAACCGAAATCGGTCTAAAGGGCGAGCAGGCAGAAATGAGTCTAAATACACAGATTGCTATCGTAAAGGAATTACACGATATGAGGGATTCCGTGTCGGGCGTAAACATAGATGAAGAACTATCGGATATTATCAAATTCCAGCACGGATATAATGCATCTGCAAGGTTTGTTTCGGTCATCAACGAAATGATCGATACCGTTATAAACAGGCTGGGTGTTTAG
- the rpsB gene encoding 30S ribosomal protein S2 produces the protein MAVVTMKNLLESGVHFGHQVKRWDPRMKKYIFSERNGIHIIDLQKTIVAIREAYEAVRKATSEGKSVLFVGTKKQAQQTIQKEAERCGMFYVNNRWLGGMLTNFSTIKKSLARLKKIEKMEVDGTFDNLTKKEIASLQKEKSKLEKNLGGIKEMKDLPGILFIIDTRKEEIAIREARSLGIPIIAVVDTNCNPEGIDYPIPGNDDAIRAISLFTGVIANAVIEADNEHGLKIIENLQEDEESGDSGVDPYQDREEEITDYSNYTPKDEASGSDEDEDENSLVNDEDLYDDK, from the coding sequence ATGGCAGTAGTAACCATGAAGAACTTACTTGAATCAGGCGTACATTTCGGCCATCAAGTAAAACGCTGGGATCCGAGAATGAAAAAATACATTTTTTCGGAAAGAAACGGAATTCACATCATCGATTTGCAAAAAACAATCGTTGCAATCCGTGAGGCCTATGAGGCTGTCCGCAAGGCAACATCCGAAGGCAAATCGGTTTTGTTTGTAGGAACAAAAAAACAGGCCCAGCAGACAATTCAAAAAGAAGCCGAAAGATGCGGAATGTTTTATGTTAACAACCGCTGGCTCGGCGGAATGCTCACAAACTTTTCCACAATCAAAAAGAGTTTGGCTCGTCTTAAGAAAATCGAAAAAATGGAAGTTGACGGAACTTTCGATAACTTGACAAAAAAAGAAATTGCTTCTTTACAGAAAGAAAAGTCAAAACTCGAAAAAAACTTGGGCGGTATTAAAGAAATGAAGGACCTCCCCGGAATTCTCTTTATTATCGATACTCGAAAAGAAGAAATTGCTATCAGAGAAGCCCGCTCATTGGGCATTCCCATCATCGCTGTTGTAGATACCAACTGCAACCCTGAAGGCATCGATTATCCGATTCCCGGAAACGATGATGCAATCAGAGCTATTTCGCTTTTTACTGGCGTAATTGCTAATGCAGTTATCGAAGCCGACAACGAACACGGTCTTAAAATCATCGAAAACCTTCAAGAAGATGAAGAATCCGGTGATTCAGGCGTTGATCCCTATCAGGACAGAGAAGAAGAAATTACCGATTATTCCAATTACACTCCCAAAGATGAAGCTTCAGGCAGTGATGAGGATGAAGATGAAAATTCTCTCGTAAACGATGAGGATTTGTACGACGACAAATAA
- the frr gene encoding ribosome recycling factor → MIEEVKKNCEEKMKKAVAALKEEFNMLRTGRASSALFDKIRVNCYGESTPLNQLANISIPEARLVVIQPWDKGLLVEIEKAVLQADLSVNPTNDGKVIRIAIPPLTEERRKDLAKKAKTIAENSRVSVRNIRRDGIDEAKKLQKDGKISEDQLKTAEDAFQKSTDAYIAEINKVLEAKEKEIMEN, encoded by the coding sequence ATGATAGAAGAAGTTAAAAAGAATTGTGAAGAAAAAATGAAAAAAGCGGTTGCTGCATTAAAAGAAGAATTCAATATGCTGAGAACCGGACGGGCATCTTCTGCTCTTTTTGATAAGATAAGAGTAAATTGCTACGGAGAGTCCACTCCCCTTAACCAGCTTGCAAATATTTCTATCCCCGAAGCAAGGCTTGTAGTAATTCAGCCCTGGGATAAGGGCTTATTGGTCGAAATTGAAAAGGCCGTTTTACAGGCAGATTTGTCGGTTAACCCCACAAATGACGGAAAGGTTATACGCATTGCAATTCCGCCGCTGACCGAGGAAAGAAGAAAGGACCTTGCAAAAAAGGCAAAGACCATTGCCGAAAATTCGCGCGTTTCGGTCCGTAACATCAGACGTGACGGAATCGATGAGGCAAAAAAATTACAAAAGGACGGAAAGATAAGCGAAGACCAGCTAAAGACAGCTGAGGATGCCTTCCAAAAATCCACTGATGCCTACATTGCCGAAATAAACAAGGTGCTTGAAGCAAAAGAAAAGGAAATAATGGAAAACTAA